One window of the Lemur catta isolate mLemCat1 chromosome 6, mLemCat1.pri, whole genome shotgun sequence genome contains the following:
- the LOC123640608 gene encoding pregnancy zone protein-like, translating into MPYSVIRGEAFTLKATVLNYLPKCIRVSVQLNASPAFLASQNEKREESYCICGNEWQILSWTVTPETLGNVNSSVSAEIMPSLELCRNEVVDVSEIERKDTLIKTLLVDIRIFSFILTLAKLITMCLEDVLFGMNLPAIR; encoded by the exons ATGCCCTACTCTGTGATCCGCGGAGAGGCCTTCACACTCAAGGCCACTGTCTTAAACTACCTTCCCAAATGCATCCG TGTCAGTGTGCAGCTGAATGCCTCTCCAGCCTTCCTAGCTTcccaaaatgaaaagagagaagaatccTATTGTATTTGTGGAAATGAGTGGCAAATTTTGTCTTGGACAGTGACTCCTGAAACTCTGG GGAATGTGAACTCCTCAGTGAGTGCAGAGATAATGCCGTCTCTAGAACTGTGCAGAAATGAGGTTGTTGATGTCTCAGAGATTGAGAGGAAAGACACTCTCATCAAAACCTTACTGGTGGACATAAG aattttctccttcattttgactttggccaagttgatCACTATGTGTCTTGAAGAtgtcctatttggtatgaatcttccTGCTATtcgatga